In Nocardioides dokdonensis FR1436, the following are encoded in one genomic region:
- a CDS encoding MazG family protein, with protein sequence MTTEPLLELRAVMARLRAECPWKAEQTHRSLVRYLLEETHETIEAVDRLERGEPGAVEHLREELGDLLLQVYFHAAVAAESDSFDIDDVARGLTEKMVRRNPHVFGDEADQGRDAAAVNERWQEIKAAEKAGRTRVDEGVPAGLPALLYADKVLDRLARAGHEVHLDPASADLGERLLALVAEAHADGLDPEQALRDAVRRRT encoded by the coding sequence GTGACCACCGAACCGCTGCTCGAGCTGCGGGCGGTGATGGCCCGCCTGCGCGCCGAGTGCCCGTGGAAGGCCGAGCAGACCCACCGCTCGCTGGTGCGCTACCTGCTCGAGGAGACCCACGAGACGATCGAGGCGGTCGACCGGCTCGAGAGGGGTGAGCCCGGGGCCGTGGAGCACCTGCGCGAGGAGCTCGGCGACCTGCTCCTGCAGGTCTACTTCCACGCCGCCGTCGCCGCCGAGAGCGACTCCTTCGACATCGACGACGTGGCCCGCGGCCTCACCGAGAAGATGGTGCGCCGCAACCCGCACGTCTTCGGCGACGAGGCCGACCAGGGCCGCGACGCCGCCGCGGTCAACGAGCGGTGGCAGGAGATCAAGGCCGCCGAGAAGGCCGGCCGCACGCGCGTCGACGAGGGCGTCCCCGCCGGTCTGCCCGCGCTGCTGTACGCCGACAAGGTGCTCGACCGCCTCGCCCGCGCCGGCCACGAGGTGCACCTCGACCCGGCCTCGGCCGACCTCGGCGAGCGCCTGCTGGCGCTGGTCGCCGAGGCCCACGCCGATGGCCTCGACCCCGAGCAGGCGCTCCGCGACGCCGTCCGCCGCCGCACCTGA
- a CDS encoding amidase: MQDYLDHDAVALAALVREGTTTPAELLAAARARAAEVNPRLNAVVRDLEPPTPSGPAPEGGRPFEGVPFLLKDLHQHLAGVPTSAGSRSLAELPATETAAVVERWIESGLQVFGKTNTPEFGTKGVTEPELFGAARNPWNTDHTPGGSSGGSAAAVAAGIVPCAAASDGGGSIRIPASACGLFGLKAGRGLLPYGPVYSELFGGTATDGVISRSVRDSAAMLDVLAGPTDESPYLPAPGPVDGYAAEVGRDPGRLRVVMSWRSAINPDPHPEARAAVARAADLLAGLGHEVVELDTPPVDDEALAKSFLTTWFAHTAVSVAQARADTGCGEDQFEPDTRVMAALGRATGAVGFIEAVEDRHRHVRRLAELHASYDLLLTPTTATPPPRVGAFDQPAALQKVQKALLSARGGGLLRFTPLVDQMVKENLGWVPYTQLANLTGRPAMSVPLHWTPDGLPMGVQLVGRLGSEGLLLRLAAQLEDAAPWWDRRPPL; the protein is encoded by the coding sequence ATGCAGGACTACCTCGACCACGACGCCGTCGCCCTCGCCGCCCTGGTGCGCGAGGGCACCACCACTCCCGCCGAGCTGCTCGCCGCGGCCCGGGCCCGCGCCGCGGAGGTGAACCCGCGGCTCAACGCCGTCGTGCGCGACCTCGAGCCGCCGACCCCCAGCGGCCCCGCGCCCGAGGGCGGGCGTCCCTTCGAGGGCGTGCCGTTCCTGCTCAAGGATCTCCACCAGCACCTGGCGGGCGTCCCGACCAGCGCGGGCAGCCGGTCGCTCGCGGAGCTGCCGGCCACCGAGACCGCGGCGGTCGTGGAGCGCTGGATCGAGTCGGGGCTGCAGGTGTTCGGCAAGACCAACACCCCCGAGTTCGGCACCAAGGGCGTCACCGAGCCGGAGCTGTTCGGCGCCGCGCGGAACCCCTGGAACACCGACCACACCCCCGGCGGCTCGTCGGGCGGCTCCGCCGCCGCGGTCGCGGCGGGCATCGTGCCGTGCGCCGCGGCCAGCGACGGCGGCGGCTCGATCCGGATCCCCGCCTCGGCGTGCGGGCTCTTCGGCCTCAAGGCCGGGCGCGGGCTGCTGCCCTACGGCCCCGTCTACAGCGAGCTCTTCGGCGGCACCGCCACCGACGGCGTCATCTCCCGCAGCGTCCGCGACTCCGCCGCGATGCTCGACGTGCTCGCCGGGCCGACCGACGAGTCGCCGTACCTGCCGGCGCCCGGGCCGGTCGACGGGTACGCCGCCGAGGTAGGCCGCGACCCCGGCCGGCTGCGCGTGGTGATGAGCTGGCGCAGCGCGATCAACCCCGACCCGCACCCCGAGGCCCGGGCCGCGGTCGCGCGGGCCGCCGACCTGCTGGCCGGGCTGGGCCACGAGGTCGTCGAGCTCGACACCCCGCCCGTCGACGACGAGGCGCTGGCCAAGAGCTTCCTGACGACGTGGTTCGCCCACACGGCCGTCTCGGTGGCCCAGGCCCGCGCGGACACCGGGTGCGGCGAGGACCAATTCGAGCCCGACACCCGGGTGATGGCGGCGCTGGGCCGGGCCACCGGCGCGGTGGGGTTCATCGAGGCCGTCGAGGACCGGCACCGGCACGTGCGCCGCCTCGCCGAGCTGCACGCGTCGTACGACCTCCTGCTGACGCCGACGACCGCCACGCCGCCACCGCGGGTCGGCGCCTTCGACCAGCCGGCCGCCCTGCAGAAGGTCCAGAAGGCGCTGCTCTCCGCCCGCGGCGGCGGCCTGCTGCGCTTCACGCCGCTGGTGGACCAGATGGTCAAGGAGAACCTCGGCTGGGTGCCCTACACCCAGCTGGCCAACCTCACCGGCCGGCCGGCCATGAGCGTGCCGCTGCACTGGACGCCCGACGGGCTGCCGATGGGGGTGCAGCTCGTGGGTCGCCTCGGCAGCGAGGGGCTGCTGCTGCGCCTGGCCGCGCAGCTCGAGGACGCCGCGCCCTGGTGGGACCGCCGCCCGCCCCTCTGA
- the eno gene encoding phosphopyruvate hydratase, with amino-acid sequence MASIEAVGAREILDSRGNPTVEVEVVLDDGTFARAAVPSGASTGAFEAVELRDGGDRYAGKGVQQAVDNVIRVLGPAVEGLDADDQRLVDQAMLAADGTPNKAEVGANAILGVSLAVARAAADSAGLPLYRYVGGPNAHVLPVPMMNILNGGSHADSNVDIQEFMIAPVGAPTFREALRSGAEVYHALKTVLQERGLATGLGDEGGFAPNLDSNRAALDLIAEAVERSGQQLGTDIVLALDVAATEFCTDGVYSFEGQSKTATEMSAYYAELCDAYPIVSIEDPLDEDDWEGWKTLTDQLGHKIQIVGDDLFVTNVERLQRGISGGQANALLVKVNQIGSLTETLDSVDLAHRNGYRCMMSHRSGETEDVTIADLAVATNCGQIKTGAPARSERVAKYNQLLRIEDELADAARYAGVSAFPRYTS; translated from the coding sequence GTGGCATCCATCGAAGCAGTCGGCGCCCGCGAGATCCTCGACTCCCGCGGCAACCCCACCGTCGAGGTCGAGGTCGTCCTCGACGACGGCACCTTCGCCCGGGCCGCGGTGCCCAGCGGCGCCTCCACCGGCGCCTTCGAGGCCGTGGAGCTGCGCGACGGCGGCGACCGGTACGCCGGCAAGGGCGTCCAGCAGGCCGTCGACAACGTGATCCGCGTGCTCGGTCCTGCGGTCGAGGGCCTCGACGCCGACGACCAGCGCCTCGTCGACCAGGCGATGCTCGCCGCCGACGGGACGCCCAACAAGGCCGAGGTCGGCGCCAACGCCATCCTCGGCGTCTCGCTGGCCGTGGCCCGCGCGGCCGCCGACTCCGCCGGCCTGCCGCTCTACCGCTACGTCGGTGGCCCCAACGCCCACGTGCTGCCGGTGCCGATGATGAACATCCTCAACGGCGGGTCGCACGCCGACTCCAACGTCGACATCCAGGAGTTCATGATCGCCCCCGTGGGCGCGCCGACCTTCCGCGAGGCGCTGCGCTCCGGCGCGGAGGTCTACCACGCGCTGAAGACGGTGCTCCAGGAGCGCGGCCTGGCCACCGGCCTGGGCGACGAGGGCGGCTTCGCGCCGAACCTCGACTCCAACCGTGCCGCCCTCGACCTGATCGCCGAGGCCGTCGAGCGCTCCGGCCAGCAGCTGGGCACCGACATCGTGCTGGCCCTCGACGTGGCCGCCACCGAGTTCTGCACCGACGGCGTCTACTCCTTCGAGGGGCAGTCGAAGACCGCCACCGAGATGAGCGCCTACTACGCCGAGCTCTGCGACGCCTACCCGATCGTCTCCATCGAGGACCCGCTCGACGAGGACGACTGGGAGGGCTGGAAGACCCTGACCGACCAGCTCGGCCACAAGATCCAGATCGTCGGCGACGACCTGTTCGTCACCAACGTGGAGCGCCTGCAGCGCGGCATCAGCGGCGGCCAGGCCAACGCGCTGCTGGTGAAGGTCAACCAGATCGGCTCGCTGACCGAGACCCTCGACTCCGTCGACCTCGCGCACCGCAACGGCTACCGCTGCATGATGAGCCACCGCTCCGGCGAGACCGAGGACGTCACCATCGCCGACCTCGCCGTCGCCACGAACTGCGGGCAGATCAAGACCGGTGCCCCGGCACGCTCGGAGCGGGTGGCCAAGTACAACCAGCTGCTGCGCATCGAGGACGAGCTGGCAGATGCAGCGCGCTACGCCGGTGTGTCGGCGTTCCCGCGCTACACCTCCTGA
- a CDS encoding FtsB family cell division protein, producing MPENRRTPSRGSGPRGRTGPGRGGAPRSTARPAAGATPRASSRRRRPPRLTGRAAVLVLVLVLLAVSYASSARAYLQQRGELEALRADIAEKESSISDLEREMRRWEDPAYVTQEARELGYVMPGETSYVVLDENGDPLEPAAELPDPEEVGPEVEPAFWEAAWGSVLLAGNPPRNTGTPPLTEIDGSEEQE from the coding sequence ATGCCCGAGAACCGACGCACCCCGTCGCGGGGCAGCGGCCCGCGCGGGCGCACCGGCCCGGGCCGGGGCGGCGCCCCGCGCTCGACCGCGCGCCCCGCGGCCGGAGCGACCCCGCGTGCCTCGTCCCGGCGCCGCCGCCCGCCCCGACTGACCGGGCGCGCCGCGGTGCTGGTGCTCGTGCTGGTGCTGCTCGCGGTCTCCTACGCCAGCTCGGCGCGCGCCTACCTGCAGCAGCGCGGCGAGCTCGAGGCGCTGCGCGCCGACATCGCCGAGAAGGAGTCGAGCATCTCCGACCTCGAGCGTGAGATGCGTCGGTGGGAGGACCCCGCCTACGTCACGCAGGAGGCACGCGAGCTCGGCTACGTGATGCCCGGCGAGACGTCGTACGTCGTGCTCGACGAGAACGGCGACCCGCTGGAGCCGGCCGCGGAGCTGCCCGACCCCGAGGAGGTGGGCCCCGAGGTCGAGCCGGCCTTCTGGGAGGCCGCCTGGGGCTCGGTGCTGCTGGCCGGCAACCCGCCGCGCAACACCGGCACCCCGCCGCTGACCGAGATCGACGGCTCCGAGGAGCAGGAATGA
- a CDS encoding DUF501 domain-containing protein, which translates to MSGPQPGIDPADQAAVDEQLGRPASGIAEVGHRCPCGNPDVVTTQPRLPSGTPFPTTYYLTCPRAASRIGTLEGSGLMKEMEARLGEDEELATAYAAAHERYLEARAEIGRAAGLDVPEIEGVSAGGMPHRVKCLHVLAGQSLAQGRGVNPLGDEVLDALGPWWEPGPCV; encoded by the coding sequence ATGAGCGGTCCGCAGCCGGGGATCGACCCGGCGGACCAGGCGGCCGTCGACGAGCAGCTGGGCCGACCCGCCAGCGGCATCGCCGAGGTCGGGCACCGCTGCCCCTGCGGAAACCCCGACGTCGTGACCACGCAGCCGCGGCTGCCCAGCGGCACCCCGTTCCCGACGACGTACTACCTGACCTGCCCGCGCGCGGCCTCGCGGATCGGCACCCTCGAGGGCTCGGGGCTGATGAAGGAGATGGAGGCGCGCCTGGGCGAGGACGAGGAGCTCGCGACGGCGTACGCCGCCGCCCACGAGCGCTACCTCGAGGCGCGTGCCGAGATCGGTCGCGCCGCGGGGCTCGACGTCCCCGAGATCGAGGGCGTCTCCGCGGGTGGGATGCCGCACCGGGTCAAGTGCCTGCACGTGCTGGCCGGGCAGTCGCTGGCCCAGGGCCGCGGCGTGAACCCGCTCGGCGACGAGGTGCTCGACGCCCTCGGTCCCTGGTGGGAGCCCGGCCCGTGCGTGTAG
- a CDS encoding exopolyphosphatase → MRVAAIDCGTNTIKLLIGDVDVATGSTTDVVREARMVRLGEGVDRTGRLFEAALERTFGAVEEYAALVREHGVDPAHTRFCATSATRDADNAEDFADGVEARLGVRPEVLTGGEEARLAWAGSVRVLRETPRAPVLVIDVGGGSTELVLGHDGADQDRPDQAHSMDIGSVRLTERHLHSDPPTPEEVAACVADVDAALDECPVAVADALSVVGVAGTITTLAAGVLGLAAYDRVAIDQSVLDVAAVHRECDRLVGLSVEQRRAEPWMHPGRADVIAAGALIVSRVLARTRATRLVVSESDILDGIAWDLAVSTP, encoded by the coding sequence GTGCGTGTAGCCGCCATCGACTGCGGCACCAACACGATCAAGCTGCTCATCGGCGACGTCGACGTCGCGACCGGGAGCACCACCGACGTGGTCCGCGAGGCCCGGATGGTGCGCCTGGGGGAGGGCGTCGACCGGACCGGGCGCCTCTTCGAGGCCGCGCTGGAGCGCACCTTCGGCGCCGTCGAGGAGTACGCCGCCCTGGTGCGCGAGCACGGCGTCGACCCGGCGCACACCAGGTTCTGCGCGACCTCCGCGACCCGCGACGCCGACAACGCCGAGGACTTCGCCGACGGGGTCGAGGCCCGGCTCGGGGTGCGCCCCGAGGTGCTCACCGGCGGCGAGGAGGCCCGCCTGGCGTGGGCCGGGTCGGTGCGGGTGCTGCGGGAGACGCCGCGGGCCCCGGTGCTGGTCATCGATGTCGGCGGCGGCTCGACCGAGCTGGTGCTGGGTCACGACGGCGCCGACCAGGACCGGCCGGACCAGGCGCACTCCATGGACATCGGCTCGGTGCGGCTCACCGAGCGGCACCTGCACTCGGACCCGCCGACGCCCGAGGAGGTCGCGGCCTGCGTGGCCGACGTGGACGCGGCGCTCGACGAGTGCCCCGTCGCGGTCGCCGACGCCCTGAGCGTCGTCGGGGTCGCCGGCACCATCACCACGCTGGCGGCGGGGGTGCTGGGCCTGGCGGCGTACGACCGGGTCGCGATCGACCAGAGCGTCCTCGACGTCGCCGCGGTGCACCGCGAGTGCGACCGCCTCGTCGGGCTCAGCGTGGAGCAGCGCCGGGCCGAGCCGTGGATGCACCCGGGCCGCGCCGACGTCATCGCCGCGGGCGCCCTGATCGTCTCCCGGGTCCTGGCCCGCACCCGGGCCACCCGGCTGGTGGTCAGCGAGAGCGACATCCTCGACGGCATCGCCTGGGACCTCGCCGTCTCCACCCCGTGA
- a CDS encoding zinc-dependent alcohol dehydrogenase produces the protein MKAVTWQGPRKISVEEVPDPTIEDPTDAVIEITTTGLCGSDLHLYDPLSPFMTPGDVIGHEPMGIVREVGPEVRDLRVGDRVVVPFNISCGSCWTCARGLHSQCETTQNHQHGTGASLFGFSALYGAVPGGQAELMRVPFADFLPMKVPEGPSDDRFVFLSDVLPTAWQGVEYADCPADGTLLVMGAGPIGEMATRIALHRGLRVVVVDRVPERLARVRARGAETIDLDAVDDVGEEVRSRTGGRGADAVIDAVGMEAHGNPVAEKAIRAVGLLPDAVAQPLMKKAGFDRLAALHASLDAVRRGGTVSLLGVYGGAMDPMPLMQMFDKQLQLRMGQANVRHWTDAIMPLLLDDTDPLGTEDFVTHRLPLAEAPEAYRTFRDKQDGMIKAVFTP, from the coding sequence ATGAAGGCAGTGACCTGGCAGGGCCCCCGCAAGATCAGCGTCGAGGAGGTCCCCGACCCCACGATCGAGGACCCCACCGATGCGGTCATCGAGATCACCACCACCGGCCTGTGCGGGTCCGACCTGCACCTCTACGACCCGCTGTCGCCGTTCATGACCCCCGGTGACGTCATCGGCCACGAGCCGATGGGCATCGTGCGCGAGGTCGGCCCCGAGGTGCGCGACCTGCGGGTCGGCGACCGCGTGGTGGTGCCGTTCAACATCAGCTGCGGCAGCTGCTGGACCTGCGCCCGCGGTCTGCACAGCCAGTGCGAGACCACCCAGAACCACCAGCACGGCACCGGTGCCAGCCTGTTCGGCTTCAGCGCGCTCTACGGTGCCGTGCCGGGCGGCCAGGCCGAGCTGATGCGCGTCCCGTTCGCCGACTTCCTGCCGATGAAGGTGCCCGAGGGCCCCTCGGACGACCGGTTCGTCTTCCTCTCCGACGTGCTGCCGACGGCCTGGCAGGGCGTGGAGTACGCCGACTGCCCGGCCGACGGCACGCTCCTGGTGATGGGCGCGGGCCCGATCGGCGAGATGGCCACCCGCATCGCCCTGCACCGCGGCCTCCGGGTCGTCGTGGTCGACCGGGTGCCCGAGCGGCTCGCCCGGGTGCGCGCCCGCGGCGCCGAGACGATCGACCTCGACGCCGTCGACGACGTGGGCGAGGAGGTGCGCAGCCGCACCGGCGGCCGCGGCGCCGACGCGGTGATCGACGCGGTGGGCATGGAGGCGCACGGCAACCCGGTGGCCGAGAAGGCGATCCGCGCCGTGGGGCTGCTGCCCGACGCGGTGGCGCAGCCCTTGATGAAGAAGGCCGGCTTCGACCGGCTCGCGGCCCTGCACGCGTCCCTGGACGCCGTGCGCCGCGGCGGCACGGTCTCGTTGCTCGGCGTGTACGGCGGAGCGATGGACCCGATGCCGCTGATGCAGATGTTCGACAAGCAGCTGCAGCTGCGGATGGGCCAGGCCAACGTCCGGCACTGGACCGACGCGATCATGCCGCTGCTGCTCGACGACACCGACCCGCTGGGCACCGAGGACTTCGTGACCCACCGGCTCCCGCTCGCCGAGGCGCCGGAGGCCTACCGGACCTTCCGGGACAAGCAGGACGGGATGATCAAGGCCGTCTTCACGCCCTGA
- a CDS encoding FAD-dependent oxidoreductase: MSAQSVWWQRRGDPPTQPEGPDSPGPDEVFDAVVVGAGVTGLATALELVRAGRSVLVVEARHPGAVTSGRTTGKVSALQGTTLSELRRKHGDSARVPAYVDSSLAALDWVAAFCEEHRVATSRRDALTYAASRDEVPTVREEHEAALSLGLPVRYETAPDLPVPAHAATVLPDQLQLDPVELVLAMLEQVRSGGGRLLTGRRVQRLRQRGEVVHVLGEDGLDVRGRHVVLATGAPVVDRRMHFARLTAQRSYLMAFSHPDPPEVMALSAGSPGRSWRGGELDGRRLLLVGGEGHETGRGPRESSRVDRLREWSQEHFPDAVELGAWSAQDYMSLDGLPLVGGLGGPSSSVSVATGYRKWGLTSGIAAGIALAGAQTGSPAPWADELYTRLPRLRDLPAFLGVQAGVTLGEVGALASGVRRPPSRAAVEAGGCAALPVCTHLGGTLRWNDHEQTYDCPLHGSRFSADGEVLEGPATRSLARVPALPRLPGTGGRSST; the protein is encoded by the coding sequence GTGAGCGCGCAGAGCGTGTGGTGGCAGCGCCGGGGCGACCCGCCGACCCAGCCCGAGGGCCCCGACAGCCCGGGGCCGGACGAGGTCTTCGACGCCGTGGTGGTCGGCGCCGGCGTCACCGGCCTGGCGACAGCGCTCGAGCTGGTCCGCGCGGGCCGCTCGGTGCTCGTCGTCGAGGCCCGGCACCCCGGTGCGGTCACCTCGGGCCGCACCACCGGCAAGGTCTCGGCCCTGCAGGGCACCACGCTCTCGGAGCTGCGCCGCAAGCACGGCGACAGCGCCCGGGTCCCCGCCTACGTCGACAGCTCGCTGGCCGCGCTCGACTGGGTCGCGGCCTTCTGCGAGGAGCACCGGGTGGCGACCTCCCGCCGTGACGCGCTCACCTACGCCGCCTCGCGCGACGAGGTGCCGACGGTGCGCGAGGAGCACGAGGCGGCGCTGTCCCTCGGGCTGCCGGTGCGCTACGAGACCGCGCCCGACCTGCCGGTCCCCGCGCACGCCGCGACCGTGCTGCCCGACCAGCTGCAGCTCGACCCCGTCGAGCTGGTGCTCGCCATGCTCGAGCAGGTCCGATCGGGAGGCGGTCGCCTGCTCACCGGTCGCCGCGTGCAGCGGCTGCGCCAGCGCGGCGAGGTCGTGCACGTGCTGGGCGAGGACGGCCTCGACGTGCGCGGTCGCCACGTGGTGCTCGCCACCGGCGCGCCGGTGGTGGACCGCCGGATGCACTTCGCGCGCCTCACCGCGCAGCGCAGCTACCTGATGGCCTTCAGCCACCCCGACCCGCCCGAGGTGATGGCGCTCTCGGCCGGGTCGCCGGGCCGGTCCTGGCGCGGCGGCGAGCTCGACGGGCGCCGCCTGCTGCTGGTCGGGGGAGAGGGGCACGAGACCGGCCGCGGCCCCCGCGAGAGCAGCCGCGTCGACCGGTTGCGCGAGTGGAGCCAGGAGCACTTCCCCGACGCCGTCGAGCTCGGCGCCTGGTCGGCGCAGGACTACATGTCCCTCGACGGGCTGCCCCTCGTGGGTGGGCTCGGCGGGCCCAGCTCCTCGGTGAGCGTGGCGACCGGCTACCGCAAGTGGGGCCTGACCAGCGGCATCGCCGCGGGCATCGCGCTGGCCGGCGCGCAGACCGGCTCGCCCGCCCCCTGGGCCGACGAGCTGTACACGCGCCTGCCGCGGCTGCGCGACCTGCCCGCCTTCCTGGGCGTCCAGGCCGGGGTCACGCTCGGTGAGGTCGGCGCGCTCGCCAGCGGCGTACGACGCCCGCCCTCGCGGGCCGCGGTCGAGGCGGGCGGCTGCGCGGCGCTGCCGGTGTGCACCCACCTCGGCGGCACCCTGCGCTGGAACGACCACGAGCAGACCTACGACTGCCCGCTGCACGGCTCGCGGTTCTCCGCCGACGGCGAGGTCCTCGAGGGCCCCGCCACCCGGTCGTTGGCCCGCGTGCCCGCGCTGCCCCGGCTGCCCGGCACGGGAGGGCGCTCGAGCACGTGA
- a CDS encoding endonuclease has protein sequence MSDRSHQRIVDDLLEQHGHTFAAQAGITLRDKPAPLFQLLVLATLSAAPISAEVAAATAHELFRAGWRTPERMRAATWQQRVDALGRGGYRRFDERTATVLEESAGLLLERHGGDLRRLRRAADGDLDRLLDALEDLPRVGPSGSRIFAREVQAVWPEVAPFFDDRGLDRAGALGLPTDVAELAATVGGDPAEVARLSAALVRSALGAGRRG, from the coding sequence GTGAGCGACCGGAGCCACCAGCGGATCGTCGACGACCTGCTCGAGCAGCACGGGCACACGTTCGCCGCGCAGGCGGGGATCACGCTGCGCGACAAGCCGGCCCCGCTCTTCCAGCTGCTGGTCCTGGCGACGTTGTCCGCGGCCCCGATCTCCGCCGAGGTCGCGGCCGCCACCGCGCACGAGCTCTTCCGGGCCGGGTGGCGCACGCCCGAGCGGATGCGGGCCGCCACCTGGCAGCAGCGGGTCGACGCCCTCGGCCGCGGTGGCTACCGCCGCTTCGACGAGCGCACCGCGACCGTCCTCGAGGAGTCGGCAGGGCTGCTGCTGGAGCGGCACGGCGGCGACCTGCGCCGGCTGCGGCGTGCCGCTGACGGCGACCTCGACCGGCTGCTCGACGCACTGGAGGACCTCCCGCGGGTGGGGCCGTCCGGGTCGCGGATCTTCGCCCGCGAGGTGCAGGCGGTCTGGCCCGAGGTGGCGCCGTTCTTCGACGACCGGGGGCTGGACCGCGCCGGCGCGCTGGGGCTGCCCACCGACGTCGCGGAGCTCGCGGCGACCGTCGGCGGCGACCCGGCGGAGGTGGCGCGCCTCTCGGCCGCGCTCGTGCGGTCCGCGCTGGGCGCCGGTCGCCGTGGCTGA
- a CDS encoding uracil-DNA glycosylase, whose product MAERPEPRQRDGLGELESRLVQCRACPRLVAWREQVAREKRAAYAEQEYWGRPVPGWGAGDPRILVVGLAPAAHGANRTGRIFTGDRSGDWLFASLHRVGLAAIATSTHEGDGQALRGTRLVSAVRCAPPENKPTPAERDTCAPWLDEELELVLPGVEVVVALGAFGWAAALTALARVGAEVPRPRPRFGHGLEVLLPVGGRMLTLLGCYHPSPHNTATGRLTRPMLDEVFGRARSLARMEA is encoded by the coding sequence GTGGCTGAGCGGCCCGAGCCGCGCCAGCGAGATGGCCTGGGCGAGCTCGAGAGCCGCCTGGTGCAGTGCCGCGCCTGCCCCCGCCTGGTGGCGTGGCGCGAGCAGGTGGCGCGCGAGAAGCGAGCGGCGTACGCCGAGCAGGAGTACTGGGGGCGACCGGTGCCGGGCTGGGGCGCGGGCGACCCGCGGATCCTGGTCGTGGGCCTGGCCCCGGCGGCGCACGGGGCCAACCGCACCGGCCGGATCTTCACCGGTGACCGGTCCGGCGACTGGCTCTTCGCGAGCCTGCACCGCGTCGGGCTGGCCGCGATCGCGACCAGCACCCACGAGGGCGACGGGCAGGCGCTGCGGGGGACCCGGCTGGTCTCGGCGGTGCGCTGCGCGCCGCCGGAGAACAAGCCCACGCCCGCCGAGCGCGACACCTGCGCGCCGTGGCTGGACGAGGAGCTCGAGCTGGTGCTGCCCGGGGTCGAGGTGGTGGTGGCCCTGGGTGCCTTCGGGTGGGCGGCGGCGCTGACCGCGCTGGCCCGGGTCGGGGCCGAGGTGCCGCGTCCGCGGCCCCGCTTCGGCCACGGGCTCGAGGTCCTGCTGCCCGTCGGCGGGCGGATGCTGACCCTGCTGGGCTGCTACCACCCGAGCCCGCACAACACCGCCACGGGGCGCCTGACGCGGCCGATGCTGGACGAGGTGTTCGGGCGCGCGCGGTCTCTTGCGAGGATGGAGGCGTGA
- a CDS encoding glycine cleavage system protein R, protein MSTDPAAPTSLHAVTVLGHDRPGIIAEATGRLAELGLNLEDSSMTLLRGHFAMTLVCAGPVRALEIEQALAPLTGDGTLTVTVRDVPDEHAQSHHTGSGWVLTVHGGDRAGIVSAVVGRVAEVGGNITDLTTRLAGELYLLIAEIDLPADADVAALERAIGDAATGLGVGATLRAVEADEL, encoded by the coding sequence GTGAGCACCGACCCCGCCGCCCCCACCAGCCTGCACGCCGTCACCGTCCTGGGCCACGACCGGCCCGGCATCATCGCCGAGGCGACCGGTCGCCTCGCCGAGCTGGGCCTCAACCTCGAGGACTCCTCGATGACGCTGCTGCGCGGCCACTTCGCGATGACCCTGGTGTGCGCGGGCCCGGTCCGGGCGCTCGAGATCGAGCAGGCGCTCGCCCCGCTGACCGGCGACGGCACGCTGACCGTGACGGTGCGCGACGTGCCCGACGAGCACGCGCAGTCACACCACACCGGATCCGGCTGGGTACTGACCGTCCACGGCGGGGACCGGGCCGGCATCGTGTCGGCCGTCGTGGGCCGGGTCGCCGAGGTCGGCGGCAACATCACCGACCTCACCACCCGCCTCGCCGGCGAGCTCTACCTGCTGATCGCCGAGATCGACCTGCCCGCGGACGCCGACGTCGCGGCCCTGGAGCGCGCCATCGGCGACGCCGCGACCGGGCTCGGCGTGGGCGCCACCCTGCGCGCTGTCGAGGCCGACGAGCTGTGA
- the def gene encoding peptide deformylase produces MSEQPAATTEHPVAAWSEDDLGVEGRVLDVVRAPAVVLSTVGEPVDPCSPDSVQLAADLVATMRVSPGCVGLAAPQVGVSAQMFCVDVSEHPKTRGHHGTFVLCNAEVVASSRNEKAREGCMSVPDLTGDVKRASRLTVRGRLPGTGEEVEIETSAFEARALQHEIDHCQGLLFVDRAAGAHAIYSRKTYL; encoded by the coding sequence GTGAGCGAGCAGCCCGCTGCGACCACCGAGCACCCGGTCGCGGCCTGGAGCGAGGACGACCTGGGCGTCGAGGGGCGCGTGCTCGACGTCGTACGAGCGCCGGCGGTGGTGCTCTCGACGGTGGGGGAGCCGGTCGACCCCTGCAGCCCGGACAGCGTCCAGCTCGCCGCCGACCTCGTCGCGACCATGCGCGTCAGCCCCGGCTGCGTGGGCCTGGCCGCCCCGCAGGTCGGTGTCAGCGCCCAGATGTTCTGCGTCGACGTCTCCGAGCACCCCAAGACCCGCGGGCACCACGGCACCTTCGTGCTGTGCAACGCCGAGGTGGTGGCCTCGAGCCGCAACGAGAAGGCCCGCGAGGGGTGCATGAGCGTCCCCGACCTGACCGGCGACGTGAAGCGCGCCTCGCGGCTCACCGTGCGCGGCCGGCTGCCCGGCACCGGCGAGGAGGTCGAGATCGAGACCTCGGCCTTCGAGGCCCGCGCGCTGCAGCACGAGATCGACCACTGCCAGGGCCTGCTCTTCGTGGACCGGGCCGCCGGCGCGCACGCGATCTACTCCCGCAAGACCTACCTGTGA